A stretch of Equus caballus isolate H_3958 breed thoroughbred chromosome 11, TB-T2T, whole genome shotgun sequence DNA encodes these proteins:
- the KRT38 gene encoding keratin, type I cuticular Ha8 produces the protein MTSSCISSSHCLGSTRTFGARNVSVCSSDVGDQPGAEAKAASLCLSATQAHTNRVCVGTTPLGRPSLCLPHSCNAACPLPGTCDIPGNIGTGGTYGESTLNSHEKVTMQFLNNRLANYLEKVRQLERDNEELETKILESSKCHESSVCLDYQNYFRTMEELQQKILCSKAENARLIIQIDNAKLAADHFRIKHESECALRQLVESDMCGMHKLLDDLSLAKADLEAQQESLKEELLCLKSNHEQEVSSLKSQLGDKLRIELDTEPPVDLGRVLGEVRCQYEAMVETNHRDVEQWFQAQSEGISLQATSCSEELRCCQSEILELRRTVNALEVERQAQHNLKDGLQNSLCEAEARYGTELAQIQSLISNVEEQLSEIRADLERQNQEYQVLLDVKARLEG, from the exons ATGACTTCCTCCTGCATCAGCTCATCCCACTGTCTGGGCAGCACCAGGACTTTTGGAGCCAGAAATGTCTCCGTGTGCTCCAGTGATGTTGGGGACCAGCCTGGGGCTGAGGCCAAGGCTGCCTCCCTGTGCCTCTCGGCCACCCAGGCACATACCAACCGAGTCTGCGTGGGGACGACCCCTCTGGGCCGACCCAGCCTCTGTCTGCCCCACAGCTGCAACGCTGCTTGCCCCTTGCCAGGGACCTGTGACATTCCTGGCAACATTGGTACCGGTGGGACCTACGGCGAAAGCACCCTGAATAGCCATGAGAAGGTGACCATGCAGTTCCTGAACAACCGCCTGGCCAACTACCTGGAGAAGGTGCGCCAGCTGGAACGGGACAACGAGGAGCTGGAGACCAAGATCCTAGAGTCGAGCAAATGCCATGAGTCCAGCGTGTGCCTGGACTACCAGAACTATTTCCGGACCATGGAGGAGCTCCAGCAGAAG ATCCTGTGCAGCAAGGCTGAGAACGCCAGGCTGATTATCCAAATTGACAATGCCAAACTGGCTGCCGACCACTTTAGAATCAA GCACGAGAGTGAGTGCGCCCTGCGCCAGCTGGTGGAGTCGGACATGTGCGGGATGCACAAGCTGCTGGACGACCTGAGCCTGGCCAAGGCCGACCTGGAGGCTCAGCAGGAGTCCCTGAAGGAGGAGCTGCTCTGCCTGAAGAGCAATCACGAGCAG GAAGTGAGCAGTCTGAAGAGTCAGCTGGGGGACAAGCTCCGGATTGAGCTGGACACTGAGCCCCCCGTGGACCTGGGCAGGGTGCTGGGGGAGGTGCGGTGCCAGTACGAGGCCATGGTGGAGACCAACCACCGCGACGTGGAGCAGTGGTTCCAAGCTCAG TCTGAAGGCATCAGCCTGCAGGCCACATCCTGCTCCGAGGAGCTTCGGTGCTGCCAGTCGGAGATCCTGGAGCTGAGACGCACTGTGAACGCCCTGGAGGTGGAGCGCCAAGCCCAGCACAACCTG AAGGACGGTCTGCAGAACTCCCTGTGTGAGGCCGAGGCCCGCTACGGCACGGAGCTGGCCCAGATTCAGAGCCTGATCAGCAACGTGGAGGAGCAGCTGTCCGAGATCCGGGCGGACCTGGAGCGGCAGAACCAGGAGTACCAGGTGCTGCTGGACGTCAAGGCCCGGCTGGAGGGCTAG
- the KRT37 gene encoding keratin, type I cuticular Ha7 yields MRKMPVFLHHHPLQAYIRSRGEARFQLQANPAVGKAGVWPLSTMSSNCCRSLLSGHVPEAKAASLCLSATLAHANGVRVGTTPLGRPSLCLPHSCNAACPLPGTCDIPGNIGICGTYGEGTLNSHEKVTMQFLNNRLANYLEKVRQLERDNVELETKILESSKCDESSVCPDYQNYFRTMEEPQQKGEILCIKSENNKLVVQIDNTKLAADDFRTKFQTEHSLRQLVEADVCSLHRALDDLTLAKCDLEAQLESLKEELLCLKKNHEHEVYTLKCQLGDKLQIELDTEPPVDLGRVLGEVRCQYEAMVETNRRDVEQWFPAQSEGISLQATSCSEELRCCQSEILELRCTVNALEVELQAQHTLKDCLQNFLPEPEARYSTELAQMQGLISNVEEQRSKIRADLERQNQEYQVLLDVKAWLEGEIATYKNLLESEDCKLPCNPCTTPVSSTPCPAPAASPCCSPCLSRPPRATCGPCSLPRR; encoded by the exons ATGAGGAAAATGCCAGTTTTCTTGCACCACCACCCACTACAGGCCTATATAAGGTCTAGAGGAGAGGCAAGGTTTCAGCTTCAGGCAAATCCGGCCGTGGGCAAGGCAGGGGTCTGGCCTCTTAGCACCATGTCTTCCAACTGCTGCAGGTCTCTCCTCAGTGGGCACGTGCCAGAGGCCAAGGCTGCCTCCCTGTGCCTCTCAGCCACCCTGGCACATGCTAACGGAGTCCGCGTGGGGACGACCCCTCTGGGCCGACCCAGCCTCTGTCTGCCCCACAGCTGCAACGCTGCTTGCCCCTTGCCAGGGACCTGCGACATTCCTGGCAACATTGGCATCTGTGGGACCTACGGCGAAGGCACCCTGAACAGCCATGAGAAGGTGACCATGCAGTTCCTGAACAACCGCCTGGCCAACTACCTGGAGAAGGTGCGCCAGCTGGAGCGGGACAACGTGGAGCTGGAGACCAAGATCCTAGAGTCGAGCAAATGCGATGAGTCCAGCGTGTGCCCGGACTACCAGAACTATTTCCGGACCATGGAGGAGCCCCAGCAGAAAGGTGAG atCCTGTGCATCAAATCTGAGAACAACAAGCTGGTCGTGCAAATAGACAATACCAAGCTGGCTGCAGATGACTTCAGGACCAA GTTCCAGACGGAGCACTCGCTCCGCCAGCTGGTGGAGGCCGACGTCTGCAGCCTGCACAGGGCGCTGGACGACCTCACACTCGCCAAGTGTGACCTGGAAGCCCAGCTCGAGTCCCTGAAGGAGGAGCTGCTCTGCCTCAAGAAGAACCATGAGCAC GAAGTCTACACTCTGAAGTGCCAGCTGGGGGACAAGCTCCAGATTGAGCTGGACACTGAGCCCCCCGTGGACCTGGGCAGGGTGCTGGGGGAGGTGCGGTGCCAGTACGAGGCCATGGTGGAGACCAACCGCCGCGACGTGGAACAGTGGTTCCCAGCTCAG TCTGAAGGCATCAGCCTGCAGGCCACATCCTGCTCCGAGGAGCTTCGGTGCTGCCAGTCGGAGATCCTGGAGCTGAGATGCACCGTGAACGCCCTGGAGGTGGAGCTTCAGGCTCAGCACACACTG AAAGACTGTCTGCAGAACTTCCTGCCTGAGCCCGAGGCCCGCTACAGCACCGAGCTGGCCCAGATGCAGGGCCTGATCAGCAACGTGGAGGAGCAGCGGTCCAAGATCCGGGCGGACCTGGAGCGGCAGAACCAGGAGTACCAGGTGCTGCTGGACGTCAAGGCCTGGCTGGAGGGCGAGATCGCCACCTACAAGAACCTTCTGGAGAGTGAGGACTGCAA GCTCCCCTGCAACCCGTGCACGACCCCGGTCTCCAGCacgccctgcccagcccctgcagcctctccctgctgctctccctgcctttccaggCCTCCTCGGGCCACCTGTGGGCCCTGCTCATTGCCTCGACGCTGA